In Bosea sp. PAMC 26642, the DNA window CGAGACGGGCTGTCCGGCTGGCGGACGATCCGGGTTCGAGAAGTCTGCGCAGCCAGTTCATGGCGTCTGATGGCACAGACAGGTCGGCTGGCAAAAGCCGAATCGCAAATCGTGGGCACAGGCAGTTCAGCGTCGGGGCAGGCGGGCCTTGTCCTGCGGCGTCGTCTCCGGCTCCTTGAGATAGAGCGGGCGCGGCGGCGCGCTCTCCGGGTCCGCAATCAGGCCGAGCCTTGCGACCCAGGTCACGTCGGGCGCTCTCGCATCGTCGAGAACAAGCGCGTCGAGCCCGATCGCCCAGGCCTCATTGGCGACCGCGAGCGCCGCCGACCCGACGAGGCTGACCGGACCCGCGCCGATGGCGCGCGCCGCGTCGCGATGGTTGACCTGCCTGATCGAAACGAGCTGCTTGCCCTGCGAGGACAATGCCTGGAACCAGACCTGGCCATGGCGCGCATCGAGCGCCGCTGCGATCACCCGGCCGGGCTCGCGGCCGACGAGCGGGGCCGCGGTCGCCGCCAGCGTGGTGACGCCCACTGCCGGGATGCCCGCTGCCAGCGCGATGGCGCGGGCCGCGCTGATGCCGACGCGCAGGCCGGTATAGCTGCCGGGGCCGACCGTGACGGCAACCCGGTCGAGCGAGGAAAACCCACCCTCGACCGCATTCATGACGCGCTCGATCATCGGCATCAGCGCCTCGGCATGGCCACGATCCATCGCTGTCTGCTCGATCGCGAGAGGCACGGCCTCGCCCGCGTCGAGCACGCAGGCCGAGCAGGCGCCGAGCGCGGTGTCGATCGCGAGGATTCGCATCAATGCGGCAATCAGATCGCCTCGACCTCGCGCACATCCGGCAGGAAATGGCGCAGCAGGTTCTGGATGCCGTGCTTCAGCGTCGCGGTCGAGGACGGGCAGCCCGAGCAGGAGCCCTTCATCGCGAGATAGACGGTGCCGTCCTTGAAGCCGCGGAAGGTGATGTCGCCGCCGTCGCCGGCCACTGCCGGGCGAATGCGGGTTTCGAGCAGATCCTTGATCGTCTCGACCGTCTGGGCGTCCTCGGGAGCGAAGAATTCGCCCTCCTCGATCACGTCCGCGCCCTCGCCGCTGGCGAGAACCGGGGCGCCCGACATGAAATGCTCCATGATGGCGCCGAGGATCGCGGGCTTGAGATGGGGCCATTCGCCGTCGGATTTTGTCACGGTGATGAAATCGGAGCCGAGGAAGACACCCGAGACGCCGTTGACGCCAAACAGGCGCTGGGCCAGCGGTGAGCGCTGGGCGGCGTCCGCCTCGCGCAATTCGAGCGTGCCGTCCGGCATAACGACGCGGCCGGGCAGGAATTTCAGCGTGGCGGGGTTGGGCGTGGCTTCGGTCTGGATGAACATGGCACGATCCTCGGGCACCGGCGGGTCAAGGCCGCCGTTCCAGCTCTGGATATAAGCCCGGCCGTGGAATCATTCCAGCGCGAAGCGCTCACGCCAGCGAATCGATTTCCTCGTCGGCCAGATGACCGGGCACGATCGCGACCGGGATCGGGAAGGTCGCCGCCGATTTTCCGACCAGCGCGCTGACCAGCGGGCCGGGGCCATCGCGGCCGGCGCTGGCCGCCAGCACCAAGAGCGAGATGTCCTCGTCGGCCTCGATCAGCTTCACAAGTTCATCCGCCTTCACGCCGGTCCGCACCACTTTTTCGGGCTCCAGCCCGGCGAGCGCGCGCACGGCGGCGGCGGCCTCGTCGATCAGCTTCTCGGCTTCCGCCTCGGCCTCGGCCTGCATCACCTCGCCGACGCCGAGCCAGGTCTCGTGCTCGGGCGGCGTGATCACGCCGAGCAGCACGATCGAGGCGCCGACGCGCGCGCAACGCCGCGCGGCGAATCGCACGGCCTTGGCGCATTCGTCGCTGTCGTCGACGACGGCGAGGAATTTGGGGCGATGGCCCGCTTCATAGGACCGCCGTCGTTTCACCATGCGTTGTCGCCTGTCGTCGTGCTTGCCGGAGCGTGCATGGTGAACCGCGCCCTAGCGTCAGCGCAAGCCCGGACGCTGGTCGTCATTGCGAGGAGCGAAAGCGACACAGCAATCCAGAGCCGTCGCGCATCCCTCTGGATCGCTTCGCTCGCGATGGCGGGTTGTCACCGCCGCGAGACGAATCCGACGATGTCCTTCACCTCGGCCATGATCGGAGCGGCGATCGCAGCGGCGCGCTGCGCACCCTCGCCGAGGATCGCGTCGATATGGTCGGGCTCAGCCAGCAGGCGGCGCATCTCGCCGGCAATCGGCGCGAGCTTGGCGACCGCGAGATCGACCAGCGCCGTCTTGAAGCCGGAGAACTGCCCGCCGCCGAACTGCACCAGCACATCGGTCTTCGCCATGCCGCTCAAGCCAGCATAAATGCCGACAAGATTCTCCGCTTCCGGCCGGCCTTCCAAGCCCTTTTCCTCGGACGGCAGGGCGTCCGGATCGGTCTTTGCCTTGCGGATCTTCTGGGCGATGGTCTCGGCGTCGTCGGTTAGGTTGATCCGCGAATTGTCCGATGCGTCGGACTTCGACATCTTCTTGGTGCCGTCGCGCAGGCTCATGACGCGCGGAGCCGGACCCTGCGTCATCGCCTCCGGCAGCGGGAAGAAGCCGAGATCGCCTGTGCCGAGGTTCTTCGATGCGATCGATTCGGAAAAGTCGTTGTTGAACTTCTGGGCGATGTCGCGGGTCAGTTCGAGATGCTGCGTCTGGTCCTCGCCGACAGGCACATGCGTCGCCTTGTAGAGCAGGATGTCGGCCGCCATCAGCACGGGATAGTCGTAGAGGCCGACCGAGGCGGCCTCCTTGTCCTTGCCGGCCTTCTCCTTGAACTGGGTCATGCGGTTCAGCCAGCCGAGCCGAGCCACGGTGTTGAACACCCAGGCGAGCTCGGCATGGCCCGGCACCTGGCTCTGGTTGAAGATGATGCTGGTCTTGGGGTCGACGCCGGCGGCGACATAGGCCGCCGTCACCTCGCGCGTCGCACGCGTCAGCTCCGCCGGACCGCCCCAGACATCGAGCGACTGTGTGATCGCGTGCATATCGACGACGCAATAGATGCATTCATGCGTCTTCTGCATCGCGACCCAGTTGGTCAGCGCGCCGAGATAGTTGCCGAGATGCAATGTCGCGGTCGGCTGCATGCCGGAGAAGACGCGCTGGTGAAAGGTCGCCATCGGGCGCTCCCTCGGTCACGATCATGGAAAAACGGGAGCGGCCTTCTGGCTCATGCCCGTGGCTTGCGCAAGGGGCCGGGCCGGTCCGCGCTCCCGAACGCGCCCAGGACCCAGCCGGCTGCGCCATAGACCAAAAGCCCTCCGCCGCACAGGCCGGCGAGCGCCGCCACGCGCCACAAGGTCGGCCGCCCCGGGGCGAGCGGGTCGGCCAATGCGGTCTGGGCCGCGACCAGCACGAACAGCATGACGGCGCTGGCTACGAGCACGGCGATGATCGGGCGCAAATTCGCCAGACCGGGTCGCCACAACCCGTCGCGCGCCAGCGCAACGGCCAGTAGTGCGGCCTGTGCGGCAAAAGCCAGGCTCGCGGCAAGGGCCGCCATCTCGGCGGCACGCCCCTCCTTGGCCGTGGCATAGCCGGTGACGGCGGCGACGATCACGGCCAGCAGCCCCGCCAGAACCGGCAGGCGCGGCGCCTGCCTCGCGAAATAGACCTGCCCGAAGACCTTGGAGATCACCGCGAAGGGCAGGCCGAGCGCGAAGGCGGCAAGCGCCGCCGCCGTCCGCAGGCGATCCTGCGCCCCGAACAGGCCATGCTCGAACAGCACCGAGACGATCGGCTCGGCCAGCGCCGCCAGAGCCGTCGCGGCGGGCAAGGCGAGCGCCAGCCCTAGTGTCAGCGCCTGGCCCAGCGCCGCGTCGCGCTCCTGGATCGACTGGGCCGCCATCTCCGACAGCATGACCGTACCCATCGCCACCCCGACGAAGCCCAGCGGCAGCTGGAAGACGCGGTCGGCATAATACAGTGCCGCGACCGAGCCGGGTTCGATCGAGGCGATCTGCGTCGCCACCAGCAGCACGAGCTGCGCGCTGGATGCCGCCAGCAGCGTCGCACCGCCCGTTCGCACCAGACGCGTCATCTCCGGCGACCAGCGCAGGCTGGGCTTGGGCCAGCCGATCCGGCGCAGCCCGAACAGGACGAGCCCGAGATGCGCCAGCCCGGTCAGGCTGACCAGCGACGCCAGCCAGCGCGCAGCCGGGGCCGGCTCGGACGCCCGCGCGATCAGGACGATCAGGGTGCCGACGAGGATCGCGTTCATCAGCGCCGGCGCGAGCGCAGCCAGCGCGAAACGCCGCTCTGCATTGAGCAGCGCCGCCAGCATGGCCGCCAGCGTCGTCAGCAGCAGAAAGGGCAGCATCAGACGGGTATAGGTCGCAGCCAGCGCCAGCGTGTCCGGCTCGCCGGCAAAGCCGCCGGCCAGCCCCAGCACGACCCAGGGCGCAAACATCTCGCCGAGCCCCACGAGCGCCAGCAGCAGCAGGGCGAGATACGACGCTGCCTCGCCGGCAAAGCCACGCGCTGCCTCATTGCCGCGCTGCGCCTTGACGTCGAGATAGAGCGGTACGAAGGGCGCGTTCAGCCCGCCCTCGCCGAGCACGCGCCGCACGAGATTGGGCAGGCGCAGCGCCGCCAGAAACGCATCCGCCACAGGCCCAGCCCCGAGCAACCGCGCGATCAGCACATCGCGTGCGAAACCGAGCAGCCGCGACAGGATCGTCGCCGCGCCGACAATGGCGGAATCGCGGGCGAGGCGGGAAGACGGTGGCACCGAGATCTCGTTCAAGGCCTTCGCTCCGCCAGCCACCCATCAGGTCGTGCCACGCCGCGGCCAATGACACGCTTACAGGATGAACCGGCTCAGATCCGCGTTCTTCGCGAGATCGCCGATGCGATCCTGCACATAGTCTGCATCGATCGTCACCGCCTCGCCGGAGCGGTCGGGCGCCGTGAACGAGATGTCGTCCAGAATCCGTTCGATCACGGTCTGCAGCCGCCGGGCGCCGATGTTCTCGACCGTCGAATTCACATCGACCGCGATCCGCGCGATGGCGTCGATCGCGTCGGGGGTGAAGGTCACCGCGACCTCTTCGGTCGCCATCAGCGCCACGGTCTGCTTGATCAGGCTGGCTTCCGTCTCGGTCAGGATGCGCTTGAAATCCTCGACGTCGAGCGGCTGCAATTCCACCCGGATCGGCAGGCGCCCCTGCAGTTCCGGCAGCAGATCGGAGGGCCGCGAGACATGGAAGGCGCCCGACGCGATGAACAGGATGTGGTCGCTCTTCACAGCGCCATGTTTGGTCGCGACCGTGGTGCCCTCGATCAGCGGTAGCAGGTCGCGCTGCACGCCCTCGCGCGAGACATCGGCCCCGCCCTTGCCCTCGCGGGCGCATATTTTGTCAATCTCGTCGAGAAAGACGATGCCGTTGTTCTCGACCTCGCGGATCGCCGCCTGCACGATCGCCTCCTGGTCGATCAGTTTGTCGCTTTCCTCGGTCAGCAGCGGGCCATAGGCGTCCTTGACCAGCACTCGCCGGGGCTTGCCCTTTTGGCCGAAGGCTTTCCCGAACATGTCGCCGAGGTTGATCGCCCCGATCGAGGCGCCGGGCATCCCCGGAAGCTCGAACATCGGCGCGGCCGAACCGCCGCCCGAGGCGATCTCGACCTCGATCTCCTTCTCGTCGAGTTCGTTGGCGCGCAGCTTGCGGCGAAACGAATCGCGTGTCGCCGGGCTCGCAGTCGCGCCGACCAGAGCGTCGAGCACCCTCTCTTCCGCCGCGACATGCGCCTTGGCCTGCACATCCTTGCGTCGGCTCTCGCGGACGAGCGCGATCGCGACCTCGACGAGATCGCGCACGATCGATTCAACGTCGCGGCCGACATAGCCGACCTCGGTGAACTTGGTCGCCTCGACCTTGAGGAACGGCGCATTCGCGAGCTTGGCCAGCCGCCGCGCGATCTCGGTCTTGCCGCAGCCGGTCGGCCCGATCATCAGGATGTTCTTCGGCGAGACCTCCTCGCGCAGCGGCCCTTCGAGCTGCTGCCGGCGCCAGCGGTTGCGCAGCGCGATGGCGACAGCGCGCTTGGCGTCGTTCTGGCCGACGATGAAGCGGTCGAGTTCGGAGACGATCTCGCGGGGAGAGAAGGAAGTCATTGGAATGTCCGTATTGGCCGTGTCACGCCGCCTCCAGCGTCTCGATGACGAGGCTGTGGTTCGTATAAACGCAGATATCGCCGGCGATCTTCATCGCCTTGCGCACGATCGCCTCGGGGTCTGCCTCGACATCGATCAGCGCGCGCGCAGCCGAGAGCGCGTAGTTACCGCCCGATCCGATCGCCATCACCGAGCCGTGCTCGCTGGCCTCGGGCTCCAGCACGTCGCCCGTGCCCGAGATCAGCAGCGAAACCTCCTTGTCGGCGACCAGCAGCATGGCTTCGAGCCGGCGCAGATAGCGGTCGGTGCGCCAGTCCTTGGCGAGCTCGACGCAGGCGCGCAGCAACTGCGTCGGATACTGCTCCAGCTTGGTCTCCAGCCGCTCGAACAGGGTGAAGGCGTCGGCGGTGGCGCCGGCAAAGCCCGCGATCACCGCGCCCTTGGCGAGCCTGCGTACCTTTCGCGCATTGCCCTTCATGATGGTCTGGCCGAGCGAGACCTGCCCGTCACCGCCGATCACCACCTTGCCGCCCTTGCGCACCATCAGGATCGTGGTCGCGTGCATCAGGGGGGCGGCGTTGGCATTGTCCATCAGATCGGGTTCCGGCGTTTCGTGTCTGGCGTCAGATGTAGGTGTTTTGCGGCGCGAGACAATCGGCCGGGTGGCGTGAGCATGAATGCGCTGCTAAAGCACGCGCCAGCAGGCTCCGGAAGGGTTTTCCAATGCGTTCTGGCGAAGTGAAGCGCCGTACCAACGAGACCGACATCGCGGTGACGCTGGTGCTCGACGGCACCGGCAAGGCCGAGATTTCGACCGGCGTCGGGTTCTTCGACCATATGCTGGACCTCTTCGCCCGCCATTCGCTGATCGACACCACGGTCACGGTCAAGGGCGACACCCATATCGACGACCATCACTCGGTCGAGGATGCCGGCATCGCGCTTGGCGAGGCGTTGAAGCAGGCGCTCGGCGACAAGAAGGGCATTCGCCGCTATGCCGACGTGCAGCTGCCGATGGACGAGACGCTGACGCGTGTCGCCGTCGACGTCTCCGGCCGGCCCTTCCTCGTCTTCCGCACGCAGTTCAAGGCCGAGAAGATTGGCAGCTTCGATACCGAACTGGTGCGCGAATTCTTCCAGGCCTTCGCGATGAATGCCGGCATCACGCTGCATGTCGAGACGCTCTACGGCGACAATGCCCACCATGTCGCCGAGAGCTGCTTCAAGGGCCTGGCGCGGGCGCTGCGCGTCGCGCTCGAGGTCGATCCGCGCGAGGGCGGCCGCGTGCCCTCGACCAAGGGCGCGCTCTGAGGACATCAGGCCATGGCATTCTACACGGTGATGATCCCGCCGCCGGGCTCCGGCGGCCAGCGCGAGGAAATCGAGCAGGCGAGGCTTCTGCCGGAGACGTTCAGCTGGGGCGCCTTCCTCTTCAGCGGGCTCTGGCTGCTCGGCAAGCGGCTTTGGCTCGTGACCCTGATCTTCGCTATGCTCTGGGGCGCGCTGTTCTATGCGCAGCGCAGTCTGGGTCTCGCCGGCGGCGCGCTGGTGCTGGCGCATTGGATGATCTGTCTGTTCCTCGGCTTCGAGGGCCAGAACCTGATCGCGCGAAAGCTCGCCCGCCAGGGCTGGCGGCTGGCCGATGTCGTCGAGGCGCGCGACCTGGCCGAAGCCGAGCGGCGCTATTTCGAGCGTGCTCTGGCCGGCGAAGCCGCCCCGCCCCGCCTGCCGGCCGCGGCTCCCGCGCGTCCGCAGATCGCGGGCTCCGTCCCGGTCATCGGCCTCTTTCCGGAGGCACAAGGGCGATGAGCCAGTCCGTCGTCATCATCGACTACGGCTCGGGCAATCTCCACTCCGCCGCAAAAGCCTTCGAGCGGGCGGCAAGCGAGGCGGGCATCGCCGCGACGATCCGCGTCACCAGCGCCGCGGCCGAGGTTCGCGCCGCCGACCGGATCGTGCTGCCCGGCGTCGGCGCCTTCGCCGATTGCCGGCGTGGTCTCGATGCCGTTCCCGGCATGGTCGAGACGCTCGAGGAGGTCGTGCGCGAAAAGCAGCGGCCGTTCCTCGGCATCTGCGTCGGGATGCAGCTTCTCGCCTCGCGCGGCCTCGAATACGAGACCAGCAAGGGCCTCGGCTGGATTCCCGGGGACGTCACGCTGATCGTGCCCGACGATGCCGCTCTCAAGATTCCGCATATGGGCTGGAATGTCCTGCACAAACAGTTCGAGCACGCTCTGCTCGAC includes these proteins:
- the hslV gene encoding ATP-dependent protease subunit HslV, with amino-acid sequence MDNANAAPLMHATTILMVRKGGKVVIGGDGQVSLGQTIMKGNARKVRRLAKGAVIAGFAGATADAFTLFERLETKLEQYPTQLLRACVELAKDWRTDRYLRRLEAMLLVADKEVSLLISGTGDVLEPEASEHGSVMAIGSGGNYALSAARALIDVEADPEAIVRKAMKIAGDICVYTNHSLVIETLEAA
- the hslU gene encoding ATP-dependent protease ATPase subunit HslU produces the protein MTSFSPREIVSELDRFIVGQNDAKRAVAIALRNRWRRQQLEGPLREEVSPKNILMIGPTGCGKTEIARRLAKLANAPFLKVEATKFTEVGYVGRDVESIVRDLVEVAIALVRESRRKDVQAKAHVAAEERVLDALVGATASPATRDSFRRKLRANELDEKEIEVEIASGGGSAAPMFELPGMPGASIGAINLGDMFGKAFGQKGKPRRVLVKDAYGPLLTEESDKLIDQEAIVQAAIREVENNGIVFLDEIDKICAREGKGGADVSREGVQRDLLPLIEGTTVATKHGAVKSDHILFIASGAFHVSRPSDLLPELQGRLPIRVELQPLDVEDFKRILTETEASLIKQTVALMATEEVAVTFTPDAIDAIARIAVDVNSTVENIGARRLQTVIERILDDISFTAPDRSGEAVTIDADYVQDRIGDLAKNADLSRFIL
- the hisH gene encoding imidazole glycerol phosphate synthase subunit HisH → MSQSVVIIDYGSGNLHSAAKAFERAASEAGIAATIRVTSAAAEVRAADRIVLPGVGAFADCRRGLDAVPGMVETLEEVVREKQRPFLGICVGMQLLASRGLEYETSKGLGWIPGDVTLIVPDDAALKIPHMGWNVLHKQFEHALLDGIETGPQGLHAYFVHSYALMAQRPEEVIALTDHGGPVTAMVARDNIAGTQFHPEKSQKLGLKLIANFLSWTP
- the tsaB gene encoding tRNA (adenosine(37)-N6)-threonylcarbamoyltransferase complex dimerization subunit type 1 TsaB; the encoded protein is MRILAIDTALGACSACVLDAGEAVPLAIEQTAMDRGHAEALMPMIERVMNAVEGGFSSLDRVAVTVGPGSYTGLRVGISAARAIALAAGIPAVGVTTLAATAAPLVGREPGRVIAAALDARHGQVWFQALSSQGKQLVSIRQVNHRDAARAIGAGPVSLVGSAALAVANEAWAIGLDALVLDDARAPDVTWVARLGLIADPESAPPRPLYLKEPETTPQDKARLPRR
- a CDS encoding NifU family protein encodes the protein MFIQTEATPNPATLKFLPGRVVMPDGTLELREADAAQRSPLAQRLFGVNGVSGVFLGSDFITVTKSDGEWPHLKPAILGAIMEHFMSGAPVLASGEGADVIEEGEFFAPEDAQTVETIKDLLETRIRPAVAGDGGDITFRGFKDGTVYLAMKGSCSGCPSSTATLKHGIQNLLRHFLPDVREVEAI
- the murJ gene encoding murein biosynthesis integral membrane protein MurJ, whose protein sequence is MNEISVPPSSRLARDSAIVGAATILSRLLGFARDVLIARLLGAGPVADAFLAALRLPNLVRRVLGEGGLNAPFVPLYLDVKAQRGNEAARGFAGEAASYLALLLLALVGLGEMFAPWVVLGLAGGFAGEPDTLALAATYTRLMLPFLLLTTLAAMLAALLNAERRFALAALAPALMNAILVGTLIVLIARASEPAPAARWLASLVSLTGLAHLGLVLFGLRRIGWPKPSLRWSPEMTRLVRTGGATLLAASSAQLVLLVATQIASIEPGSVAALYYADRVFQLPLGFVGVAMGTVMLSEMAAQSIQERDAALGQALTLGLALALPAATALAALAEPIVSVLFEHGLFGAQDRLRTAAALAAFALGLPFAVISKVFGQVYFARQAPRLPVLAGLLAVIVAAVTGYATAKEGRAAEMAALAASLAFAAQAALLAVALARDGLWRPGLANLRPIIAVLVASAVMLFVLVAAQTALADPLAPGRPTLWRVAALAGLCGGGLLVYGAAGWVLGAFGSADRPGPLRKPRA
- a CDS encoding DUF2628 domain-containing protein; amino-acid sequence: MAFYTVMIPPPGSGGQREEIEQARLLPETFSWGAFLFSGLWLLGKRLWLVTLIFAMLWGALFYAQRSLGLAGGALVLAHWMICLFLGFEGQNLIARKLARQGWRLADVVEARDLAEAERRYFERALAGEAAPPRLPAAAPARPQIAGSVPVIGLFPEAQGR
- the hisB gene encoding imidazoleglycerol-phosphate dehydratase HisB, with product MRSGEVKRRTNETDIAVTLVLDGTGKAEISTGVGFFDHMLDLFARHSLIDTTVTVKGDTHIDDHHSVEDAGIALGEALKQALGDKKGIRRYADVQLPMDETLTRVAVDVSGRPFLVFRTQFKAEKIGSFDTELVREFFQAFAMNAGITLHVETLYGDNAHHVAESCFKGLARALRVALEVDPREGGRVPSTKGAL
- the trpS gene encoding tryptophan--tRNA ligase, with the protein product MATFHQRVFSGMQPTATLHLGNYLGALTNWVAMQKTHECIYCVVDMHAITQSLDVWGGPAELTRATREVTAAYVAAGVDPKTSIIFNQSQVPGHAELAWVFNTVARLGWLNRMTQFKEKAGKDKEAASVGLYDYPVLMAADILLYKATHVPVGEDQTQHLELTRDIAQKFNNDFSESIASKNLGTGDLGFFPLPEAMTQGPAPRVMSLRDGTKKMSKSDASDNSRINLTDDAETIAQKIRKAKTDPDALPSEEKGLEGRPEAENLVGIYAGLSGMAKTDVLVQFGGGQFSGFKTALVDLAVAKLAPIAGEMRRLLAEPDHIDAILGEGAQRAAAIAAPIMAEVKDIVGFVSRR
- a CDS encoding universal stress protein, which translates into the protein MVKRRRSYEAGHRPKFLAVVDDSDECAKAVRFAARRCARVGASIVLLGVITPPEHETWLGVGEVMQAEAEAEAEKLIDEAAAAVRALAGLEPEKVVRTGVKADELVKLIEADEDISLLVLAASAGRDGPGPLVSALVGKSAATFPIPVAIVPGHLADEEIDSLA